The region CTGGAGGACACCGAGTGAACTCTTGCCTGCCGACTCATCGGAAGGCGATCCAGTCTTGGCTCCTGGGCCGATCACTGCCAATGCGACGGACAGTGGGGGGTTGCCAGAGCCAAGGGACGTCAAAGACCTTGAGACGGAAATTTCAAATGTCGTTAGGATGTTGCATGAGACTCGTGGCACTAGTCTGCCGACATTCTTTGACCCAGATCGTATAAACGAACTTTTCTGGAGCATGTCCGCGCCGTGGAATAAGATAGCTCACGCTCACACTATGAACGTATATCGGTGTTGCATGGAATATTTCAAAGCCGTCACCCCGATTGCATTTGCACCCAGTCATGATCGACTCAAGACCGAGGGGTTCAGAAATTCTACCAAGGTAGCAAAGAGGTTTGTTAGAATGTACGTCATTCCGGAGCTAGACAGATGCCTCGGGGaggcagaagaagagctACAAAGGCTAGAGAATGACAGGAAAGACTTTACAAAGAATGGCACTTTGCAGTTTTTGAAGAACCAAAGGCGTCATCGGCATGGCCGTGAGTTTCGCCGAGTCATGCGAGCAATGAATGGCGGCCAAGATTGGACCTCTGGCGACGGTGGTGAAGATCGCCTAGACCAGACTACGTATGCGCAACGTGCCCAGAATTATACTCCAGCACAGACGGATGGAGTTGTGGCAGAGGACTTTTTAGCGGCGATGCTGTCGCACTACGTGGtacgttcaatgtttctaTTACCACCTCGGGGCTACGTTCCCgcggggggggggggggggggggggcaGCTCTCCACGCAATTTCCTAACAACTCCTCGTGCTGAAGATCGATCGAGATGTATACATTATGAACGTCCTGAAGCAAGTTGAAGAGCGCCATTTCCTACGCCACCTGGCGACGATTGTTCCACTGCACCTCGACATCAATAGGGTCAAAGCATTCGTCCTGGAGAACCGGATTAACGAACAGAAGAGGAAACGACTTGAAAGTGAGCTGAATAATTATAAAACTTCTCTGTCACTACTTGAAGAATTATTGGATTAGGTCTTACAGGGGTTGTGTATCCCTAGAGTTCCGGCCCTTGATAAATAGCAAGAAAATACCCCTTGAAGTTGTGTAGCATGCTGGAGACTTGGATGTCATCGCAAGTCATAGCATTCACAAATGCCGTTACTCAGCTTACATCTCCTAATTTATCGATTCGCCAACATGACATTCAATAGTTTTGTTGCTTTGCCTTTGCTACTATTGCAGTGATCGTAGTGTGGCGCCGCATGAATCATCCGCTGATACCTTGTTGTGAGCTCAAATGCCGGTAAAGCGCACGATCCAAGCCAGTTATATGCATAAATATAGATTTCTGTTCTCTTTGATCTTAAGAGAATAGCACTAGTATAACTCTTAGTAAAATACTTGATGTAAGAGTTACTTCCCATGGCACTCACCAGCAAGACATCAGCTCCTTTGTCAACTCCACATCCATGTTCAGAACTCAGAACTGGTACTCACCCACTTGCTACAACGAAAATGCCATTGAATAACTCTGGGTAATAAGAATAAGATGCAGCTATATTTTCCCGCTGACACACAAAAACGTATCAAATATTTGCAGTCTCAAGTCACTCTCAGAAACAATTGACACAATGCACGACCCTTCAATGCATGACATCGGCACCAGCTCCGAAACAGACTCACTCCACTACGAGCGGGTACTGAACATTTGAGCCGTCTGGTTCAGCGGAGCACTAATTTCGCATCTGTGCGGCCGTCAATTCTAAGGAACATGATCCCAGTGACTCCATCCGGACCGCGCTGCCGCATACAAGCAAATCCGTGTAaatcaatggcatcaacgAAAACACAGCATGCAAATTGCCATGAATCTCAGAAATATAACAGCATGcaaccaccaaacccacAGTCACCAAAAATACTTACCCCGGTCAAAGCCATAAATTGATGGCAAATCTTCGGCTACATCATCGGCATCCCCGCGCCGGCCGAACACCTAGACCAGGTTGCAAAAAGCCCCAACCGAGATTTGCTCCGGCCATCTCCGCCCCAGATTGGGACATGGGCCCCGGCGCTATCGAAGTGGCGGCGCTGAAAGAAGAAAGTGAATTATGTTCGCAGGAGGAACGAGTCTGGGGAATCAACTGAATTGTTGTCTGGGTTGGGGGATACTGTAAATGACTACTGCTGGGCATGAAGGCGCCAATATCGTAGATACATTGGCATGAAGACGATAGATCGTCGGCCTGACGTGTTAGACACGAGTTGTCTCATGTTAGTCTGTGATCGACGAAAAACCGCCGAGGGGCTTTTGGCTTGGACAGGGATCATGGGTTCACTCCGCCTTCACAACGTCAGTGAAGGCTTACGCACTGCACAAGACGGAGGCTTTTATGTCCGATCGTGACACAGATAGGTCAGGCGGTTGATTAATTTATTGATTGATCTAGTGTTGCGTGTACACGTCATCATTACTAGCCAACGCTGCATCTAATCGTGCATGCAAGTTACAAAGTTCAAGATTGGTGGTATTCAAATTCCAAACAGACGGCCCCCAACGAGATTAATGCTTGGTGTATTTTTGTTTCTGCCTCCTTTTCCCTTCAAAGGAACAGCATCTCCGACCAAGCGGCCATTTACAGTCCCTGGACCAGGGCAACGACGGCAATCGGCAAAGCAAGGTACAGTCCCTTTCGGCCCACCCTCATTCCTGAAGCAGCTCCGGGAGTAGCAGTCGTTGAGGTAGCAGCGCCGCCCGATGCAGTGGGGGATCCAGAACCGGtgggcttggctgtggtgaTAGTCGAGTTTCCGCCAGTGGGTGCGGCGGTGCCAGTGGGAGCAGAGGTTCCGGTAGGTGTGCTGGTAGAGTTGCCGCCACTCTTGCCGTTGTACTGGTCAACAATGAATTGAATGATTTGGTTGCCATACTTGGAGAAGTATTGGCCGTGGACGGCCCTGTCTTCTCCAGTGTCGCAGTAGACATCGCCCGTGTCACACCACGAGGCAATCTTGTTGGCGTATTTCTTGCACTTGTCGCTGTTCTTGCGAGGGAAGAGCTACAAGCACATTTGTCAGTGCACTGCCAAATGTATACTTAAGTACCGACTTTGTGGGCCATGTTGTTGCAGAATTGAGTCTACAGGCGTCGAGGGTTGTCACTTACAccatcttctttgctggTTCCTCGGTCGTAAGGGACGTTGGGAACGTGAGTTGGGTCACCAAACAGGGCAACCGCGACAACTAGA is a window of Pochonia chlamydosporia 170 chromosome 5, whole genome shotgun sequence DNA encoding:
- a CDS encoding acetyl xylanesterase (similar to Metarhizium acridum CQMa 102 XP_007814636.1), translating into MKHFLAPIALLAARATIPATDVGDDPKGCAEGLYIISARGTGEQQGIGVAGTLIGKKVAAQINGSKVVALQYPATLADPSYPLSVGNGTKNMTELLEDYHKSCPKGKVAIIGYSQGAQVSLDTICGTDEDGFETTSGVSSSAMDNVVAVALFGDPTHVPNVPYDRGTSKEDGLFPRKNSDKCKKYANKIASWCDTGDVYCDTGEDRAVHGQYFSKYGNQIIQFIVDQYNGKSGGNSTSTPTGTSAPTGTAAPTGGNSTITTAKPTGSGSPTASGGAATSTTATPGAASGMRVGRKGLYLALPIAVVALVQGL